Proteins from a genomic interval of Rhodococcus rhodochrous:
- a CDS encoding DUF3068 domain-containing protein, translating into MAERSSSGRILAMILVGLGAFLLVIAILVPTYTLGKLRTTPLDLEVTTVAEGTGDILNSRQLLAGNAQVDRDVPIVAQRFVTVEDPSDAEIMTLQSGQTVRRLDMQGDTGLVSAIVDRVTVDRKTSMPVSAEEFPDRVSTVQVNADRPPVEIDNREGLQYKFPFDVQQESYPYYDINARDNFPIDFVGEEEINGMKVYHFHQEIGPIDLSKADREVPTYKLSLPASTWGVGEGDEPITMTRWYNNTRDLWVDPVTGVVVKGQEQQDQYYAREADKPEVTVLNVTLPFNEETIEYQIEQAKDGQDTISLFGRTLPIILGILGVILLIVGFLLGLRGGGNRRPATATGGPAPAGPATTTVGPAHSAGAQRDHTEDRTEVIPRQTDPNAQQRDWTTDQTQEIPRTDLRKPPTQE; encoded by the coding sequence ATGGCTGAGCGTTCGAGCTCCGGCCGGATACTGGCAATGATTCTGGTGGGCCTGGGGGCCTTCCTCCTGGTGATCGCGATTCTCGTGCCGACGTACACGCTCGGGAAGCTGAGGACGACACCGCTCGATCTCGAGGTGACCACGGTCGCCGAGGGCACGGGCGACATCCTCAACTCCCGTCAGCTGCTCGCCGGCAACGCTCAGGTCGATCGCGACGTGCCGATCGTCGCGCAGCGCTTCGTCACCGTCGAGGATCCTTCGGACGCCGAGATCATGACGCTTCAGTCCGGTCAGACTGTGCGACGACTCGACATGCAGGGGGACACAGGTCTGGTCTCCGCCATCGTCGACCGCGTCACGGTCGACCGGAAGACGTCCATGCCCGTCTCGGCGGAGGAGTTCCCGGATCGTGTGAGCACGGTCCAGGTCAATGCCGACCGGCCGCCGGTGGAGATCGACAACCGCGAGGGACTGCAGTACAAGTTCCCGTTCGACGTCCAGCAGGAGTCGTACCCGTACTACGACATCAACGCTCGCGACAATTTCCCCATCGACTTCGTCGGTGAGGAAGAGATCAACGGCATGAAGGTCTACCACTTCCATCAGGAGATCGGCCCGATCGACCTGTCGAAGGCCGACCGCGAGGTCCCGACCTACAAGCTCAGCCTGCCCGCCTCCACCTGGGGTGTCGGTGAGGGCGACGAGCCGATCACGATGACCCGCTGGTACAACAACACTCGCGACCTGTGGGTCGACCCGGTCACCGGCGTCGTCGTCAAGGGCCAGGAGCAGCAGGACCAGTACTACGCCCGCGAGGCCGACAAGCCCGAGGTGACCGTTCTGAACGTGACGCTCCCGTTCAACGAGGAGACGATCGAGTACCAGATCGAGCAGGCCAAGGACGGCCAGGACACCATCTCCCTGTTCGGCCGCACCCTGCCGATCATCCTCGGCATCCTCGGCGTCATCCTGCTGATCGTCGGCTTCCTGCTCGGCCTCCGCGGCGGCGGCAACCGTCGCCCGGCCACCGCGACCGGCGGTCCCGCTCCGGCAGGCCCGGCCACGACCACGGTCGGCCCGGCGCATTCGGCCGGCGCGCAGCGCGATCACACCGAGGACCGCACCGAGGTCATCCCGCGCCAGACCGATCCGAACGCGCAGCAGCGCGACTGGACGACCGATCAGACGCAGGAGATCCCGCGCACCGATCTGCGGAAGCCTCCGACGCAGGAGTGA